The following proteins come from a genomic window of Solea solea chromosome 3, fSolSol10.1, whole genome shotgun sequence:
- the mgst1.1 gene encoding microsomal glutathione S-transferase 1.1: MTPLDGIMDSQVFLAFFTYATIVILKMMLMSHLTSYYRLTKKVFANLEDTKLLSSTVDKKLIGTDPDVERVRRCHLNDLENIVPFVVVGLFYALTQPELSCALLHFRVFAGSRIFHTIAYVGALPQPCRGLAYLLGALVNVSMSFKVLSAVLVL; this comes from the exons ATGACACCACTGGACGGCATCATGGACAGCCAGGTCTTCCTGGCATTTTTCACTTACGCCACTATTGTCATACTGAAGATGATGCTCATGTCACACCTGACGTCGTACTACCGCCTTACAAAGAAG GTGTTTGCAAACCTAGAGGACACCAAACTCTTGTCGTCAACAGTGGACAAGAAATTGATCGGCACAGATCCCGATGTTGAACGTGTCCGCAG gTGTCACCTGAACGACCTGGAGAACATTGTCCCCTTCGTGGTGGTGGGCCTTTTCTACGCCCTGACTCAACCTGAGCTTTCGTGCGCTCTGCTTCACTTCCGCGTGTTTGCCGGCTCAAGGATCTTCCACACCATCGCCTATGTCGGCGCTCTGCCTCAGCCCTGCAGGGGTCTGGCCTATTTGCTGGGAGCGCTGGTCAACGTGTCCATGTCTTTCAAGGTGCTCAGCGCTGTCCTTGTCTTGTAG